The Epinephelus lanceolatus isolate andai-2023 chromosome 1, ASM4190304v1, whole genome shotgun sequence genome has a window encoding:
- the trpc4apa gene encoding transient receptor potential cation channel, subfamily C, member 4 associated protein a has protein sequence MATLLGSESPCTAGKRRNCHSNIITKFTASKITGQGFSRGTQLPGGLLQERDKRAKWHGIPTLLQRLYESSHPNSDLSHAHSFLKVLSSQLSMEAMSFVTEDRKTAQESTFPNTYTFDLFGGVDLLVEILMRPTLTMQKKKPNMNDDLVKDCLSVLYNCCICTEGVTKSLAARDDFVLFLFTLMTNKKTFLQTATLIEDILGVKKEMIQLEGIPNLSGLVQSFDQQQLANFCRILSVTISEPDVGNDDKHTLLAKNAQQKRNASPSRAEVNQVTLLNIPGFIERLCKLATRKVSEATGANFLQELEDWYTWLDNALVLDALMQMATEEAEQSSTESSDESSLATSPLRHRLPQSMKIVHEIMYKVEVLYVLCVLLMGRQRNQVHKMLAEFRLIPGLNNLFDKLIWRKYTASNHVVHGQNENCDCSPEISFKIQFLRLLQSFSDHHENKYLLLNSQELNELSAISMKANIPEVEALVNTDRSLVCDGKKGLLTRLLTVMKREPPDSSFRFWQARAVESFLRGATSYADQMFLLKRGLLEHILFCIIDSGCTSRDVLQSYFDLLGELMKFNIDAFKRFNKYVNTPEKFQTFLTQINSSLVDSNMLVRCIVLSLDRFESQTEDVKVVEVLSECCLLSYMARVENRLSFLFRLINIINVQTLTQENVSCLNTSLVILMLARRKAKLPFYLNALREKEYAEKYPGCLLNNFHNLLRFWQRHYLNKDKDSTCLENSSCIPFSYWKETVSVLLGSDRTSLCAITSYIDEPFMDLDRDLLED, from the exons CTCCCAGGAGGCCTGCTCCAGGAGAGAGATAAACGAGCCAAGTGGCATGGCATCCCTACTCTGTTGCAGAGGCTCTACGAGAGCAGCCATCCCAACAGTGACCTCTCCCATGCTCACAGCTTTCTTAAG GTATTATCATCCCAGCTCTCCATGGAGGCTATGTCTTTTGTTACCGAGGACAGGAAGACCGCTCAGGAATCCACCTTCCCCAACACGTACACCTTTGACCTCTTTGGTGGAGTCGAT CTGCTTGTGGAGATCTTGATGAGACCCACATTAACTATGCAGAAGAAAAAACCCAATA TGAATGATGACCTGGTCAAAGACTGCCTTAGTGTTCTATACAACTGTTGTATATGT ACGGAGGGGGTCACAAAGAGCCTGGCAGCGAGGGATGACTTTGTTCTGTTTCTGTTCACCCTGATGACAAATAAGAAGACTTTCCTACAGACCGCTACCCTAATTGAAGATATTCTTGGAGTTAAAAAG GAGATGATCCAGTTAGAGGGCATCCCCAACCTGTCAGGCCTGGTCCAAAGCTTTGACCAACAACAGTTAGCCAACTTCTGCCGCATCCTGTCTGTCACCATCTCAGAACCCGATGTAGGAAATGACGACAAGCACACCCTGCTGGCTAAAAATGCACAGCAGAAACGCAATGCTAGCCCCTCACGGGCAGAGGTCAACCAGG TAACCCTGCTGAACATCCCTGGCTTCATTGAGCGGCTGTGTAAACTGGCCACTAGAAAGGTGTCTGAGGCCACAGGAGCTAACTTCCTGCAGGAGCTGGAGGACTGGTACACATGGCTGGACAATGCTCTGGTCCTGGACGCCCTCATGCAGATGGCTACAGAGGAGGCTGAACAAAGCAGTACAG AGTCATCAGATGAGAGCTCCCTGGCCACCAGCCCTCTGAGACATCGACTGCCCCAGTCCATGAAGATTGTCCACGAGATCATGTATAAAGTGGAAGTGCTTTATGTACTTTGTGTCCTTCTTATGGGTCGACAGAGGAACCAG GTTCACAAGATGTTGGCCGAGTTTCGTCTTATCCCAGGGCTCAATAACCTCTTTGACAAGCTGATCTGGAGGAAATACACTGCCTCAAATCACGTCGTCCATGGCCAGAATGAGAACTGCGACTGTAGTCCA GAAATATCCTTCAAAATCCAGTTCTTGCGGCTCCTTCAAAGTTTCAGTGATCATCATGA GAACAAATACCTCCTGCTGAATAGCCaggagctaaatgaacttaGTGCCATATCCATGAAGGCTAACATCCCTGAGGTTGAAGCATTGGTCAACACAGACAGAAGCCTAGTGTGCGATGGGAAGAAGGGCCTCCTCACACGTCTCCTCACCGTCATGAAGAGGGAGCCTCCAGACTCATCATTCAG atTCTGGCAGGCAAGGGCAGTGGAAAGTTTTCTTAGAGGAGCCACCTCCTATGCAGACCAAATGTTTCTCCTCAAGAGGGGACTACTAGAG CACATCCTGTTTTGCATCATAGACAGTGGCTGCACATCTCGAGATGTCCTGCAGAGCTACTTTGATCTGCTTGGAGAGCTCATGAAGTTCAACATTGATGCCTTCAAAAGATTCAACAAATATGTCAACACTCCAGAGAAG TTTCAGACTTTCCTGACGCAGATCAACAGTTCTCTGGTGGACTCTAACATGCTGGTGCGCTGCATCGTCCTTTCATTGGACCGCTTTGAGAGCCAGACTGAAGATGTCAAAG TGGTTGAGGTACTTTCTGAATGCTGCCTGCTGTCCTACATGGCCAGAGTTGAGAACAGGCTGTCCTTCCTCTTTCGACTGATCAACATCATCAACGTACAGACACTCACACAG GAGAACGTGAGCTGTTTAAACACCAGTTTGGTGATCTTGATGCTGGCCAGAAGAAAGGCTAAACTGCCCTTCTACCTCAATGCCCTGCGGGAGAAGGAGTATGCTGAGAAGTACCCAGGCTGCCTGCTCAACAACTTCCACAACCTACTGCGCTTCTGGCAGCGTCACTACCTCAACAAGGACAAAGACAGCACCTGTCTGGAGAAC AGCTCCTGTATCCCCTTCAGCTACTGGAAGGAGACGGTGTCAGTGCTGCTGGGCTCAGACAGGACTTCTCTGTGTGCCATTACAAGCTACATTGATGAGCCCTTCATGGATCTGGACAGAGACCTGCTGGAAGATTGA